Proteins from a single region of Hordeum vulgare subsp. vulgare chromosome 6H, MorexV3_pseudomolecules_assembly, whole genome shotgun sequence:
- the LOC123401397 gene encoding uncharacterized protein LOC123401397: protein MSKGPGGFCCGGMRSRAADLAGGVEMGRPSAACATASLSSSVDLFRSPRYGRVRATASGARFSAEEGAEKGKSPNPREPSAGSDSAPTGTVAGSILPCGSVEALEEGAVKALKALKIEVGAATRRLQASVWSGGGAAREEMR, encoded by the coding sequence ATGTCGAAGGGGCCCGGCGGGTTCTGCTGCGGCGGCATGAGGTCGCGGGCAGCGGATCTTGCGGGCGGCGTCGAGATGGGCAGGCCCAGCGCCGCGTGCGCTACAGCCTCACTGTCGTCATCGGTGGATCTCTTCCGGAGCCCGCGCTATGGCCGCGTGCGCGCCACGGCCTCAGGTGCACGATTCAGCGCGGAGGAAGGGGCGGAGAAAGGCAAATCTCCCAATCCGCGGGAGCCATCGGCTGGCTCCGATTCAGCGCCAACGGGGACTGTAGCGGGGAGCATTCTTCCCTGTGGCTCAGTCGAGGCGCTCGAGGAAGGGGCAGTCAAGGCGCTCAAGGCGCTCAAGATCGAGGTTGGCGCGGCCACGCGCAGGCTGCAGGCCTCCGTCTGGTCCGGCGGCGGCGCCGCACGGGAGGAGATGCGATAG